One segment of Procambarus clarkii isolate CNS0578487 chromosome 1, FALCON_Pclarkii_2.0, whole genome shotgun sequence DNA contains the following:
- the LOC138362979 gene encoding protein kintoun-like codes for MTRPALMTRPVPMTRPAPMTRPASMTRPAPMTRPALMTRPAPMTRPAPMTRPAPHDPTSPHDPTSPHDPTSPHDPTSPHDPTSPHDPTSPHDPTSPHDPTSPHDPTSPP; via the coding sequence ATGACCCGACCAGCCCTCATGACCCGACCAGTCCCCATGACCCGACCAGCCCCCATGACCCGACCAGCCTCCATGACCCGACCAGCCCCCATGACCAGACCAGCCCTCATGACCCGACCAGCCCCCATGACCCGACCAGCCCCCATGACCCGACCAGCCCCCCATGACCCGACCAGCCCCCATGACCCGACCAGCCCTCATGACCCGACCAGCCCCCATGACCCGACCAGCCCTCATGACCCGACCAGCCCCCATGACCCGACCAGCCCTCATGACCCGACCAGCCCTCATGACCCGACCAGCCCCCATGACCCGACCAGCCCCCCATGA
- the LOC138362974 gene encoding zinc finger protein 512B-like, with translation MTRPASMTRPAPMTRPALMTRPAPMTRPAPMTRPASMTRPAPMTRPAPHDPTSPPMTRPAPMTRPAPMTRPAPMTRPAPMTRPAPMTRLAPMTRPAPMTRPAPMTRPAPHDPTSPHDPTSPHDPTSPHDPTSPP, from the coding sequence ATGACCCGACCAGCCTCCATGACCCGACCAGCCCCCATGACACGACCAGCCCTCATGACCCGACCAGCGCCCATGACCCGACCAGCCCCCATGACCCGACCAGCCTCCATGACCCGACCAGCCCCCATGACCCGACCAGCCCCCCATGACCCGACCAGCCCCCCCATGACCCGACCAGCCCCCATGACCCGACCAGCCCCCATGACCCGACCAGCCCCCATGACCCGACCAGCCCCCATGACCCGACCAGCCCCCATGACCCGACTAGCCCCCATGACCCGACCAGCCCCCATGACCCGACCAGCCCCCATGACCCGACCAGCCCCCCATGACCCGACCAGCCCCCATGACCCGACCAGCCCCCATGACCCGACCAGCCCCCATGACCCGACCAGCCCCCCATGA